CCGCCGTCCTGGATCGAACTTGCCGGGCCAATCGATGCGATGACGAGTTTGCTCATGAGGCCAGCAACTCGGCAATGAACTCGCCGGCTTCAGCGGCGCGATCCTGCTCCGCGAAGGTTTTTGCATCGACGGCCGCAAAGGTTATTTGGTCGCCCGGCTCCAAAAGAAAGATCGGATCGCGGTGGAGCTGATAGGTGCGGACCGCCGTCCGTCCGAGCAGATGCCAGCCGCTCGGGCCGGCGAGGCACTGCACGCCGGTTTGCACGCCGCCGATCGAAATCGTGCCGGCCGGTGTCAGCAGCCGCGGGTTCTGACGCCGCGGCAGATGCAGGAAATCCGCAAGCCCGCTGAGATAGGACCAGCCCGGCGTAAAGCCGATCATGGCGACGCGATAATCGCCGGCCGTGTGCCGTGCCACGATATCCTCGGGTGTGGTGTCGAGGGTCTTGGCAACGTCCTCGAGGTCGATGCCATGCTCGCCGCCATAAACGACGGGAATACGCCAGCGCCGGGCCGGCATTGTCTCCGGAACAGGCCGCTGAGCGAGCGCCAACAGCTTCTCGCCGAGATCGTCGAAACCGACCTGCAGGGGATCGTAATGCACCAGCAGCGAACGGTAGGTCGGCACGGCCTCGGTCACGCCGGCGATCGGCTCGGCCGCCAGCGCGCGGTCGAGCGCCAGCACCCGCCGGTTGGCGGCATCGTCGATGTTGCGGCTGAATTCCACCGTGATGGCGCTGTCGCCACTGGGCAAAAGGCGGGGCGGGGATAGCGGCGCGGCCATGGCCTCGGAATGCCTCATAGCTTCTGGGCGAGAGCTAATCTGTAGCGTGTTTGGTGGCGAAGTGGAATTCGCTTCGTGCGAAATCAGCCTGCAAGTTCAATAAATTAATCTGCATCGCGCTGATAAGATGTTGTGATCGCGCATATCCGGTCAGCCCTTGACGCGATGCCCGCGCCCCGCAAGATGCGGGAGCTTTCAATTCCCTCCCGGAGCCTGCATTCCAGATGTCCCTGTCCCCCGAAGCCGTCGCAACCCTGTCCCGTGTCTCCACCGGCACCATCACCACCGTTCTGCTCAAGAAGGGCCTGCGGAACGTCTGGATGCGCGGCGCTAAACCGCTGCGTCCGGGATTGCCGCGGCTGGTCGGACCGGCCTTTACGCTGCGCTTTGTCCCCGCGCGCGAAGACCTCGCCACGCCTGAATCCTGGTCGTCACCGATTTCGACCCGCACCGCGATTGAAGCGATGCCGGCAGGCTGCATCTGTGTCACCGACGCCATGGGCATCACCGATGCCGGCATTTTCGGCGATATTCTCTGCGCCCGCATGGTCAAGCGCGGGGTGGCCGCGCTGATCACCGATGGCGTGGTTCGCGACGTCGAAGGCGTGCTCGGCACCAACCTGCCGGTCTGGTGCGACGGCTTTGCCGCGCCGCCGTCGGTCGCCGGGCTGACCTTCGTCGGCTGGGGTGAGCCGATCGGCTGCGGCGGTGTTGCGGTATTTCCCAACGACATCGTGGTCGCCGACCAGGACGGCGCGGTGCTGATCCCGCAGGCACTGCTCGACCACGTGCTGGCCGAGGGGCCGGAGCAGGAACGGATGGAGGCCTGGATCGTCAACGAAGTGAATAACGGCGCGGCGTTGCCGGGCCTTTATCCGATGAACGCCGAGACCAAGGCGCGCTACGCCGCCAGCAAGAAATAACACCAACAAGGAGAGGTAACCCCCCATGGACTTTCATCCCGCGGGCTCCCGGCCGACGCGCACCGCACCGCCTGAATATTTCACCGGCACCGTGCTGCAGGACCCGATTATCGCGACCGCATCCCCGGCACGGCTGGTCGCGAATTCCGTTTCCTTCGAGCCCGGCGCACGCACCGCATGGCACTCGCATCCGCTCGGTCAGGCGCTCTATGTGCTGGCAGGGCTTGGCCGAATACAAACCAAGGGCGGACCGATCCGGGAAATCCGCCCCGGCGACGTGATCTGGATTCCGCCGGGCGAGAAACACTGGCATGGCGCTTCGCCGACCAATGGCATGACCCACCTCGCGATGCAGGAAGCGCTCGACGGCAACACCGCGACCTGGATGGAAAAGGTCACGGACGCGGAGTATTCCGCCAAGGTCGGCTAGCTAGATCCGCTCGGCGATCCAGGTACCCGCGCACAGAACCGGCAAGCGCCCAACAAAATGCCCCGCCGACCGGGCGAGGCTTTTGTTGCCTGTGCGATGGCGGGTTTGTCAGTTGACGCGGGTCCAGGTCTGGCCGCCGCAGAACACGCCGCCGAAGGCGCAACCCTGGACGCGCAGGCTGTCGGAGCCTTTCAACGCGATGGTCGAATCATAGGTGCTGCCGGTGTTCGGATCGAGGATCCGGCCGCTCCATTTGGCGTCCTTAGCGGGCTTCATGTTGATCAGAACCTGTTCGCCGTTCTGGTTGGATTTCTTGTCGACCGAATAGCCGCAGAGATTGGCGCCGCATTGCTCGATCCTGACCTTGCCTTCCTTCTCTTCCGTCAGCCACAGGCCAAGCGGCGAGTTCGCGGCCTGAACCGCTGCCGGGGCCGGGGCGGGTGCCGTGGGCGGCACGGCGGCGACGAGTGGTGCGGGCGCATCAGCGGGCTTGGCTACCGGAACTGCTTCTTGCTGAACCGGCGGGGCAGGCGGGGCGGGCGGTGATGTCGTCACGGTATCCGCGGGCGTGGCGGCTGCCGTTGCGGTCGATGGTTCAGTCGTTGAGGCCGTAGCAGGCGCTACCGGTGCAGGGGCCGCGGGAACGGGAGCCGTCGCTGCGGGCGCCGCGGCCTGCTCGGATGGAGCCGGCGCCGCAGCGTCGGGCGCGGATTGCTGCGAGTCGGTCTTGGCCTGTTGAGGTGACTTGCGCGAACGGTCGGTGTCCTCGTTGCGCGAACGCTTGGCCTTGCGGCCGCTATTGTCGTAAACGCCGGGAATCGAGACGGTTCCGCGATCGGGATCGACGCGAATGGTGCGGCCGCCATATTCGAAGGTGTACTGGGCTTGCGCCGCGGTGCTTGCGAGCAACAGGGCGGCGATAGCCAGAAGCTTCTTCATAACGACCTCCTGAACGGGGAATTCCAATCCCCGAAGCTACGCATTTGCAGCCTCACGCAACGTGATCCAGATCACTTTCAAATGATGAGTCGTATCCTAGCGGCTTTGGTTCAAAGATGGTCCGGCCAGTCTAATTTGCGGCCGATAAGCGGTCAATTTTCTGCGAAAACCGATCTGGTTGCGGATCAATCGAACCAGGCGGCGTAGATTTTTCGATAGCTGCCGTCCTCGGTGGCGATATGCAGCCATTGATCGACGAACGCCTTGAGCGCGACATCGCGTTGCAGCCAGTAGGCCTTCTCGGCGAAGTCGAACGGCTTTTCCGGATGCACCGCGCAGAGCACGCCGGCGTGTTGCTTCTGCTGGTAGCGGGTCTCGGCAGCGTCCGTCATCATCAGGTCGGCATTGCCCTTGGCGATTTCGTCAAAGATGGTGACGTTGTCGTTCCAGGTTTTGATCTCGGCGTTCTTGATATTGGCCTTGGCAAAGCGCTCGTTGGTACCGCCGGGATTGACGATCACGCGCGTACCGGCCTTGTCGATATCGGCGATGGTTTCAAATTTGCCCTTGTCGGCGCAGCGGGCGATCGGAGTCTTGCCCTCGCGCATGATCGGCGTGGAGAACATTCCCTTTTTCTGCCGGTCGAGCGTGATCGAGACGCCGCCCATCGCGACGTCGAAATTGTCGGCCTCGAAATCCTTCATCATCTGCGGCCAAGCGGTCTGGACGAACTCGACCCTGACGCCGAGCGCCTTGCCAAGCGCCTCGGCCATGTCGACGTCGAAACCGCGGAATTTGGCGGTCGCCTTGTCGAAATAGGTGAACGGCAGATAGTCGCCGGTCATGCCGACACGCAACGTTCCGCGCTTGATGATGTCGTCGAGGCGCGAGGAGGCCGCTGGCTGCTGGGCTGACGCGGATACCGTCCACAGAACAACCATGACGCTGGCCAGCATTCGAAACATCACGACTTCTCCCCGAGCGATTTCTATTGCACTTTGGTGCGATGGCGATGGATTTAGACCAGATGCCCGCGCGGGGCCAGCCGGAGAAATCGAAATCGTGACCATCTCGCTCTACGACGCCTCGGTCGGCGTCTTCGTGCCCTTTCTCGGCAACCTGTCCGCGCTTCTCGACCACGCCGCGGCGGATGCGAAGGCCCGCAACATCGATCCCGCGGTGCTGCTCAACATGCGGCTCTATCCCAACATGTACAGCCTGAAGCAGCAGGTGGCCGAGGCCAATCGTCATGCGGTCGTTGCCGGCGCGCTGCTTGCCGGCAGCACCCCTTACACATTCGGGGATGCCGAGCCCGACATCGCCGAGCTCAAGTCGCGGATAGCGGCGGCGATCGATTTTGTGCAGGGCTTGCCGCGCGCGACGGTCGATGCCGCGGGCGACAAAGAGGTCGTTTTCACCTTCAAGAGCGGTGCGATGCGAACATTTACCGGGAAGTCACTGCTGCTGACGTTCAGCGTGCCGCAGTTCTTCTTTCACATCACGACGGCCTACGACATCCTGCGTCACGCCGGCGTCGAACTCGCCAAGAAGGATTTTCTCGGGCCGCCACGTTAGGCGAAAACGTCGGAGGAGGACTATGCCTCGCCGCTGTCCTTGCGCACCAGATTGGCGGCGGCGCCGCGCCCGCTCATCTCGCTCTTCAACTGCTCGAAGCGGCGGTGCGCTTC
The Bradyrhizobium sp. KBS0727 genome window above contains:
- the pxpB gene encoding 5-oxoprolinase subunit PxpB, producing the protein MAAPLSPPRLLPSGDSAITVEFSRNIDDAANRRVLALDRALAAEPIAGVTEAVPTYRSLLVHYDPLQVGFDDLGEKLLALAQRPVPETMPARRWRIPVVYGGEHGIDLEDVAKTLDTTPEDIVARHTAGDYRVAMIGFTPGWSYLSGLADFLHLPRRQNPRLLTPAGTISIGGVQTGVQCLAGPSGWHLLGRTAVRTYQLHRDPIFLLEPGDQITFAAVDAKTFAEQDRAAEAGEFIAELLAS
- a CDS encoding ribonuclease activity regulator RraA; amino-acid sequence: MSLSPEAVATLSRVSTGTITTVLLKKGLRNVWMRGAKPLRPGLPRLVGPAFTLRFVPAREDLATPESWSSPISTRTAIEAMPAGCICVTDAMGITDAGIFGDILCARMVKRGVAALITDGVVRDVEGVLGTNLPVWCDGFAAPPSVAGLTFVGWGEPIGCGGVAVFPNDIVVADQDGAVLIPQALLDHVLAEGPEQERMEAWIVNEVNNGAALPGLYPMNAETKARYAASKK
- a CDS encoding cupin domain-containing protein, yielding MDFHPAGSRPTRTAPPEYFTGTVLQDPIIATASPARLVANSVSFEPGARTAWHSHPLGQALYVLAGLGRIQTKGGPIREIRPGDVIWIPPGEKHWHGASPTNGMTHLAMQEALDGNTATWMEKVTDAEYSAKVG
- a CDS encoding DUF2147 domain-containing protein, which codes for MKKLLAIAALLLASTAAQAQYTFEYGGRTIRVDPDRGTVSIPGVYDNSGRKAKRSRNEDTDRSRKSPQQAKTDSQQSAPDAAAPAPSEQAAAPAATAPVPAAPAPVAPATASTTEPSTATAAATPADTVTTSPPAPPAPPVQQEAVPVAKPADAPAPLVAAVPPTAPAPAPAAVQAANSPLGLWLTEEKEGKVRIEQCGANLCGYSVDKKSNQNGEQVLINMKPAKDAKWSGRILDPNTGSTYDSTIALKGSDSLRVQGCAFGGVFCGGQTWTRVN
- a CDS encoding transporter substrate-binding domain-containing protein, whose protein sequence is MLASVMVVLWTVSASAQQPAASSRLDDIIKRGTLRVGMTGDYLPFTYFDKATAKFRGFDVDMAEALGKALGVRVEFVQTAWPQMMKDFEADNFDVAMGGVSITLDRQKKGMFSTPIMREGKTPIARCADKGKFETIADIDKAGTRVIVNPGGTNERFAKANIKNAEIKTWNDNVTIFDEIAKGNADLMMTDAAETRYQQKQHAGVLCAVHPEKPFDFAEKAYWLQRDVALKAFVDQWLHIATEDGSYRKIYAAWFD
- a CDS encoding DUF1993 family protein; translation: MTISLYDASVGVFVPFLGNLSALLDHAAADAKARNIDPAVLLNMRLYPNMYSLKQQVAEANRHAVVAGALLAGSTPYTFGDAEPDIAELKSRIAAAIDFVQGLPRATVDAAGDKEVVFTFKSGAMRTFTGKSLLLTFSVPQFFFHITTAYDILRHAGVELAKKDFLGPPR